A portion of the Sphingobacterium spiritivorum genome contains these proteins:
- a CDS encoding GNAT family N-acetyltransferase, whose amino-acid sequence MEIRIDEHIKLQQTSPEHADGLFKAVDQNRVHLSKFLPWVSNMQKVTDFDEYIQYCMDLYDQKQEISFVIFLHQTIIGRIGLHHINQPNKSAAIGYWLNRDMEGKGIISRSCKQIIDFAFTELGLNRIEIKAAVENTKSQAIPERLGFQREGISRQSEFVNGIYLDLVVFSILKEEWNHSVK is encoded by the coding sequence ATGGAAATCAGAATAGATGAACATATCAAACTGCAACAGACATCTCCTGAACATGCAGACGGACTCTTTAAAGCCGTCGATCAGAACAGAGTTCATCTTTCTAAATTTTTACCATGGGTGAGCAATATGCAGAAAGTAACAGATTTTGATGAATATATACAATATTGCATGGATCTTTATGATCAGAAACAGGAGATCAGTTTCGTCATTTTCCTACATCAAACCATCATAGGAAGAATCGGTCTACATCATATAAATCAACCGAACAAAAGTGCGGCTATCGGATATTGGCTAAACAGAGATATGGAAGGGAAGGGAATCATCAGCCGATCATGTAAGCAGATTATTGATTTTGCCTTTACAGAGCTAGGACTAAACCGCATAGAGATAAAAGCCGCTGTAGAAAACACCAAAAGCCAGGCTATACCTGAAAGACTGGGTTTTCAAAGGGAAGGTATTTCAAGACAATCCGAGTTTGTGAATGGTATCTATCTGGATCTCGTGGTATTTTCCATATTAAAAGAGGAATGGAACCATTCTGTTAAATAA